Proteins from a genomic interval of Trichoderma breve strain T069 chromosome 2, whole genome shotgun sequence:
- a CDS encoding actin domain-containing protein, whose translation MVPPIVLDGGTGFLKVGYAAQNFPEHQYPSIVGRPILRSEERTDNDVIIKDIMCGDDAAAARTMLQISYPMENGIVKNWEDMQHLWDYTFFEKLQINPQGQKILLTEPPMNPLKNREKMCEVMFDRYGFGGVYVAIQAVLALYAQGLSSGVVVDSGDGVTHIVPVYESVVLNHLTKRLDVAGRDVTRNLIKLLLRRGYALNRTADFETVRQIKEKLCYVSYDLELDKRLSEDTTVLVEDYTLPDGRVIRVGSERFEAPECLFQPHLVDNESPGLGEFLFNTIQSADVDIRASLFKAIVLSGGSSMYPGLPSRLEKELKQLWLTRALQGNPERLSKFKVRIEDPPRRRHMVFLGGAVLANIMAENEAMWVTKAEWEEQGVRALEKLGPR comes from the exons atGGTCCCTCCCATCG TTCTCGACGGCGGAACCGGATTCCTCAAGGTCGGATACGCCGCCCAAAACTTCCCCGAGCACCAGTACCCGTCCATTGTCGGCCGACCCATCCTGCGTTCCGAGGAGCGGACAGACAacgatgtcatcatcaaggacatcATGTGCGGTGACGACGCGGCCGCGGCCCGGACGATGCTGCAGATCAGCTACCCCATGGAAAACGGAATTGTCAAGAACTGGGAGGACATGCAGCACCTCTGGGACTACACCTTCTTCGAGAAGCTCCAGATCAACCCGCAGGGCCAGAAGATCCTGCTGACCGAGCCGCCGATGAATCCCCTAAAGAACCGAGAGAAGATGTGCGAGGTCATGTTTGACAGATatggctttggcggcgtcTATGTTGCCATCCAGGCCGTGCTGGCATTATACGCACAAG GTCTGAGCTCGGGTGTTGTCGTCGACTCCGGTGACGGTGTCACCCACATTGTCCCCGTCTACGAATCCGTCGTGCTGAATCACCTTACCAAGCGGTTGGATGTCGCCGGTCGAGATGTCACCCGCAACCTGATCAAGCTGCTCCTGCGCCGAGGCTACGCGCTCAACCGAACTGCCGACTTCGAGACGGTCCGccagatcaaggagaagctctgCTACGTTTCATACGACCTGGAGCTTGACAAGCGTCTGAGCGAAGACACAACCGTGCTGGTCGAGGACTACACCCTTCCTGACGGCCGAGTCATCCGCGTGGGAAGCGAGCGATTCGAGGCTCCCGAGTGTCTGTTCCAGCCTCACCTGGTGGACAATGAGTCTCCCGGACTGGGCGAGTTCCTATTCAACACAATCCAGTCGGCCGACGTGGACATTCGAGCGTCGCTGTTCAAGGCAATTGTGCTGTCTggaggcagcagcatgtACCCGGGTCTCCCGTCACGactggagaaggagctgaagcagctgtGGCTGACGCGAGCGCTCCAGGGCAACCCCGAACGCTTGAGCAAGTTCAAGGTGCGCATAGAGGACCCTCCCCGGAGAAGACACATGGTGTTCCTGGGAGGAGCCGTGTTGGCCAACATTATGGCGGAGAACGAGGCCATGTGGGTGACCAAAGCCGAGTGGGAGGAGCAGGGAGTGCGGgctctggagaagctcgGACCGCGATGA
- a CDS encoding fungal zn(2)-Cys(6) binuclear cluster domain-containing protein: MGSSSTHSSNHTRYSSPRGGISPYGTPYADRRSNSYHSDSRGSMMSDRESTEESNPQRKRIAVACMRCRKRKIRCTGDSGNGQPCLNCKNAGFEPCQFLRVSSHETHLKNEQFTYSLEVARNFQARGSSVVPPIPTTPLPSPYPEPMSMPSGEALPYMNGSASSYAYGNKYYPLSGWSNGYTDDNSIDYSVYQQSYPPQHDAAYMVGYRMGSNPPSNKPSGGSTPLYIEPETAYGYPAGPSAAAATTMVHRPAPVPETNTGFAYHGIASLPSERLLPTPSSRPMTSAPQQPPYRAESISSAYSKTSQSSTGSSSPAALSEAATTYTSFENSPLSSYPTPTTTNSHLRSEYTTSANPSLDAIMAPSEEPPRMTAPEMQYKYIDTTRRYASTYTGNLGGYSMASSHGHSGYSMGGDENDRKAGIRT; the protein is encoded by the exons ATGGGTTCTTCAAGCACCCACTCCTCCAACCACACAAGGTACTCTTCTCCTCGTGGCGGCATCTCTCCCTACGGAACGCCGTACGCGGACCGCAGATCCAACTCTTACCACAGTGACTCTCGAGGCAGCATGATGAGTGACCGGGAGTCGACCGAAGAGTCGAACCCTCAACGGAAGAGAATCGCTGTTGCG TGCATGCGATGCCGCAAAAGAAAGATTCGATGCACGGGAGACAGTGGAAATGGCCAGCCGTGCCTCAACTGCAAGAATGCTGGCTTCGAGCCATGCCAGTTTCTCCGG GTATCTTCTCACGAGACCCATCTCAAGAACGAGCAGTTCACCTACAGCCTCGAAGTTGCTCGTAACTTCCAAGCCCGAGGATCCTCAGTCGTGCCCCCCATCCCAACAACTCCCCTGCCATCGCCATATCCAGAGCCCATGAGCATGCCCAGCGGCGAGGCCCTGCCGTATATGAACGGCTCTGCCTCTAGCTACGCCTACGGCAACAAGTATTATCCCTTGTCAGGATGGTCCAACGGATACACCGACGACAACAGTATCGATTATTCGGTGTATCAGCAGTCGTACCCGCCGCAACATGATGCTGCCTACATGGTGGGCTATCGAATGGGCTCTAATCCCCCTTCGAACAAACCCTCTGGAGGCAGCACGCCCTTGTATATCGAACCAGAGACTGCTTATGGCTATCCTGCTGGTCCTTCAGCTGCCGCAGCAACAACGATGGTACATCGGCCTGCTCCCGTACCCGAGACAAACACTGGTTTTGCCTACCATGGCATCGCCTCCCTCCCCAGCGAGAGACTTCTACCCACGCCTTCTTCGCGGCCCATGACTAGCgctcctcagcagcctcccTATCGAGCAGAGTCCATCTCTTCAGCCTACAGCAAGACATCCCAATCTTCCACCGGCAGCTCctctcctgctgctctctcCGAGGCAGCAACCACATACACCAGCTTCGAGAACTCGCCTCTGTCCTCGTATCCCACTCCCACCACAACAAACTCGCACCTCCGCAGCGAGTACACGACATCTGCAAACCCGTCTCTCGACGCAATCATGGCGCCGTCTGAAGAGCCGCCGCGCATGACGGCCCCTGAGATGCAGTACAAGTACATTGACACAACTAGGCGCTATGCCAGCACGTACACCGGCAATCTCGGAGGCTACAGCATGgcgagcagccatggccactCGGGTTATTCGATGGGTGGCGATGAAAACGACCGCAAGGCTGGCATACGGACGTAA
- a CDS encoding asp/Glu/Hydantoin racemase domain-containing protein yields the protein MPPPLTSNINILLLNPNSSRAMTKTMESAANLIATLLPVISPTHPPTYTAPEPSPASIDNDEHIQASVEAVANDSEFKAEGYDAVLVACFSLHPLVKQLAHSLKPTPVIGIFEASILTSLSLVPLVEQEQQQWGIVTTGAFWEAHLSNGVAAFLGQPLSQSISDHRFAGVYSTGLNAGDFHTISQEQINVRLREATKRLLSSGNVTCVVMGCGGMGGLQDMIRDIIVQEYGRDKAKDVSIVDGVQAGVLQLQQTVLSRRVFGVK from the exons atgcCTCCTCCACTCACCAGCAAtatcaacatcctcctcctcaatccCAATTCTTCTCGTGCCATGACAAAGACCATGGAATCAGCCGCCAACTTAATAgcaactcttcttccagtaATTTCGCCAACCCATCCACC CACATACACGGCCCCTgagccatctccagccagcatcgacaatgatgagcaCATACAGGCTAGCGTTGAAGCCGTTGCAAACGACTCAGAGTTCAAAGCCGAGGGCTACGATGCCGTGCTTGTTGCCTGCTTCAGTCTTCACCCTCTCGTCAAGCAGCTTGCTCATTCTCTGAAACCTACTCCTGTAATTGGAATTTTCGAAGCCAGCATTCTGACAAGTCTTTCTCTTGTTCCTCTTGTtgaacaagagcagcagcaatgggGCATCGTAACAACGGGGGCCTTTTGGGAGGCGCACCTCTCCAATGGTGTTGCCGCCTTTCTGGGTCAACCACTGTCTCAGAGCATCAGTGATCACAGATTCGCCGGTGTCTACTCTACCGGCCTCAACGCAGGTGACTTTCACACAATCTCACAGGAGCAAATCAACGTGCGCCTCAGAGAAGCTACCAAGCGGCTGCTCTCCTCGGGAAACGTCACCTGTGTCGTCATGGGCTGCGGTGGCATGGGAGGCTTGCAAGACATGATTCGCGACATCATCGTCCAAGAATACGGCCgggacaaggccaaggacgtATCCATTGTAGATGGCGTCCAGGCCGGTGTGTTACAGCTACAGCAGACGGTGCTTAGCCGGCGAGTCTTTGGCGTCAAATAG